Proteins co-encoded in one Sulfurimonas sp. HSL1-2 genomic window:
- a CDS encoding prepilin-type N-terminal cleavage/methylation domain-containing protein, whose amino-acid sequence MKRTAFTLMELLISVVLIAMLALFLYGALGGTRASNVTMKSHADAQSKRLKQYALFYRDCVESYAFGVLATNDKHYQVLQLQTKNSLYGIAAPYVTYFVHAETLQLVRLEASFPITLPVPYDDRERIHVSIIDSDVTDFNIYTGKVKEAVESNATALAPGSAVPSDAGAGDTTQNLTSGPRTIKTHLLYLKTKAAQQPLLMELAF is encoded by the coding sequence ATGAAACGCACCGCTTTCACCCTGATGGAACTGCTGATCTCGGTCGTGCTGATCGCCATGCTCGCGCTCTTCCTCTACGGGGCGCTCGGGGGCACCCGTGCCAGCAACGTCACGATGAAGAGCCATGCGGACGCACAGAGCAAGCGGCTCAAGCAGTACGCCCTCTTCTACCGTGACTGCGTCGAATCCTACGCCTTCGGCGTCCTTGCGACCAACGACAAGCACTACCAGGTGCTGCAGCTGCAGACAAAGAACTCCCTCTACGGCATCGCCGCACCCTACGTGACCTACTTCGTCCATGCCGAGACCCTTCAGCTCGTGCGCCTGGAGGCGTCTTTCCCCATCACCCTTCCGGTCCCCTACGATGACCGCGAACGCATTCACGTCAGCATCATCGACAGCGACGTGACGGACTTCAACATCTATACCGGGAAAGTGAAAGAGGCGGTGGAGAGCAATGCAACGGCGTTGGCGCCCGGCAGTGCCGTTCCCTCAGATGCGGGGGCGGGCGATACGACGCAGAACCTGACGTCAGGCCCGCGTACGATCAAAACGCATCTGCTCTACCTGAAAACGAAAGCGGCGCAGCAGCCGCTGCTGATGGAACTGGCTTTTTAG
- a CDS encoding prepilin-type N-terminal cleavage/methylation domain-containing protein, translated as MRPAFTLVEVLAAVAIAVIAGAAMLKMNSSNLFFLGQLEQTSRMTENLAVAAFHADKSLHRSDKPLYDLLRDSYPIENDDLRAYLKSQRYRYTETLVDTVSFDTGMLTEGAESGEEFNARDIEAAGAVPPIQFELIQVTLSAERRHGSILTIRPMAQ; from the coding sequence ATGCGTCCCGCTTTTACCCTCGTCGAAGTGCTGGCCGCCGTTGCGATCGCGGTCATCGCGGGCGCGGCGATGCTGAAGATGAACAGTTCGAACCTCTTCTTCCTCGGTCAGCTTGAACAGACCTCCCGTATGACCGAGAACCTTGCCGTCGCCGCCTTTCATGCCGACAAAAGCCTTCACCGCAGCGACAAACCCCTTTACGACCTGCTGCGTGACAGTTACCCTATTGAGAACGACGATCTGCGTGCCTACCTCAAATCCCAGCGTTACCGCTATACGGAGACCCTGGTCGACACCGTTTCGTTTGATACCGGGATGCTGACGGAGGGGGCAGAGAGCGGGGAGGAGTTCAACGCAAGGGACATCGAGGCCGCAGGCGCCGTTCCGCCGATCCAGTTCGAACTCATCCAGGTCACGCTGAGCGCAGAGCGCCGTCACGGTTCCATCCTTACCATAAGGCCGATGGCCCAATGA